One genomic window of Moorella glycerini includes the following:
- a CDS encoding ATP-binding protein — protein MVFVNRQTELNWLEEVYRSGRAQLLVLYGRRRVGKTELLRFFCREKKHVFFVADLAPDREQLAAFSQRLWERAYGQAETGFSFPSWEAAFRFMGGLARQEQLIVVLDEFPYLMEANPAIPSILQKVWDEELRNTGVICILCGSYVGVMEREVLGYKSALYGRRTGQYLIEPLHFHDIAGFFPGRDSLWLVEAYAVLGGVPAYLLEFMDEDDLFAGIARRVLRRGTFLYEEPRFLLMQELREPANYFAVLRAIAHGKTRLNEITQAAGLHDRSATSRYLDILRDMGLIRRLVPVTEKQPQKSRRGIYRLRDQFLRFWFRFVYPNRSDLEEGETERVLETRIKPHFPDFVGPVFEEVCRQHLRFLGQRGKLSFYPYRLGSWWDGQNELDLLAINEDESAILVGECKWWGKPVGANVLSELQQKVKAVVPHFQRPPQVYYALFARNGFSEELHQKAAERHDLLLIEACQFHGNGNL, from the coding sequence ATGGTTTTTGTAAACCGCCAAACTGAATTAAACTGGCTGGAGGAAGTTTATAGAAGCGGTCGTGCCCAGCTGCTGGTGTTATACGGCCGCCGGCGGGTTGGGAAAACGGAACTGCTCAGGTTTTTTTGCCGGGAGAAAAAACACGTCTTTTTTGTGGCCGACCTGGCGCCTGACCGGGAGCAGCTGGCCGCTTTTTCGCAACGACTGTGGGAGCGGGCTTACGGACAGGCAGAAACGGGTTTTTCCTTTCCTTCCTGGGAGGCTGCCTTCCGTTTTATGGGCGGGCTGGCCCGGCAGGAGCAGCTTATTGTGGTGCTGGATGAATTTCCCTATCTCATGGAAGCCAATCCGGCTATTCCTTCCATTTTGCAGAAAGTCTGGGACGAGGAATTGAGGAATACTGGGGTAATATGTATTTTGTGTGGTTCCTATGTGGGGGTGATGGAGAGGGAGGTTCTGGGATATAAAAGTGCTCTCTATGGTAGGCGTACCGGGCAATACCTGATTGAGCCCCTGCATTTTCACGATATTGCTGGCTTTTTCCCGGGGAGGGATTCCCTATGGCTTGTGGAAGCCTACGCCGTGCTCGGTGGAGTACCGGCATACCTGCTGGAATTTATGGATGAAGATGATCTTTTTGCCGGCATTGCCCGCCGGGTGTTACGCCGGGGCACTTTCCTTTATGAAGAACCTCGTTTTCTTCTTATGCAGGAACTGCGGGAGCCGGCCAATTATTTTGCCGTGCTGAGAGCTATTGCCCATGGTAAAACCCGTTTAAATGAAATCACCCAGGCGGCGGGCCTGCACGACCGCAGCGCCACTTCTCGTTACCTGGACATATTAAGGGACATGGGTTTAATCCGGCGTCTGGTGCCGGTGACGGAAAAGCAGCCGCAGAAAAGCCGCCGGGGTATTTACCGGTTACGGGATCAATTTCTACGCTTCTGGTTTCGCTTCGTTTATCCCAACCGCAGCGACCTGGAGGAAGGAGAAACAGAACGGGTGCTGGAAACCAGGATTAAGCCCCATTTCCCGGATTTTGTTGGTCCGGTTTTTGAAGAGGTTTGCCGGCAGCATTTGCGATTTTTGGGGCAGCGTGGTAAACTATCCTTTTATCCTTATCGCCTGGGTTCCTGGTGGGACGGGCAGAACGAATTGGACCTGCTGGCCATAAATGAGGACGAATCGGCCATTTTAGTGGGTGAGTGTAAATGGTGGGGGAAACCGGTAGGGGCAAATGTACTCTCCGAACTCCAGCAAAAGGTCAAAGCCGTGGTACCACATTTTCAGCGGCCGCCGCAAGTATATTACGCCCTCTTTGCCCGGAACGGCTTCAGCGAGGAACTGCATCAGAAGGCGGCAGAACGACATGACCTGCTGCTTATTGAAGCCTGTCAATTCCATGGTAATGGTAATCTGTGA
- a CDS encoding DUF7680 family protein, which translates to MTKQKPATGWDLERDFQQRIRPLLTQAPWVLRVTEYKDKPVPVFVVKERFAPGEDLQKNGGAAGKTALRDRGLLYGQPLRRCLPVIRVIIGSVCDAAGIPLELQRVLGNGRITFRGNLPLDEEAGVKLALIFKLQERLKEMDRVELIAWRVARFSREEAAYWLTRGTQYGEAANRWALAGMRIMLGGQPGDRAVLHLLEKLRR; encoded by the coding sequence ATGACAAAGCAGAAGCCAGCCACCGGCTGGGACCTGGAGCGGGATTTCCAGCAGCGCATCCGCCCTCTTTTAACGCAGGCCCCCTGGGTCCTGCGGGTAACCGAATATAAAGACAAGCCTGTGCCCGTCTTTGTGGTTAAAGAGCGCTTTGCACCCGGGGAGGACCTGCAGAAAAACGGCGGGGCCGCGGGTAAAACGGCTCTTAGGGACCGGGGGCTCCTGTACGGCCAGCCCCTGCGCCGCTGTTTGCCTGTAATCCGCGTGATTATCGGCAGCGTCTGCGATGCGGCCGGGATCCCCCTTGAACTGCAGCGGGTCCTTGGCAATGGCCGTATTACTTTCCGGGGCAATCTGCCCCTGGACGAGGAGGCGGGCGTAAAACTGGCGCTTATTTTTAAACTCCAGGAAAGGTTGAAGGAGATGGACCGGGTTGAGCTCATTGCCTGGCGTGTGGCGCGTTTCAGCCGCGAGGAAGCCGCGTACTGGCTGACGCGGGGGACCCAGTACGGCGAGGCGGCCAACCGCTGGGCTTTAGCCGGCATGCGCATCATGCTGGGCGGCCAGCCCGGCGACAGGGCGGTCCTTCACCTGCTTGAGAAGCTGCGCAGGTAG
- a CDS encoding Uma2 family endonuclease translates to MEYEAAGVREYWLIDPDRQQAEFYRLEDNGRYHTVALNASGIYRSEVIPGFWLKVEWLFRDPPPAAIACLKDKGNSFLNCTYLRCSLFSGSGYNINQGRNLYGTLWLLHPKFQINVNL, encoded by the coding sequence GTGGAGTACGAAGCTGCCGGCGTCAGGGAATACTGGCTCATTGACCCCGACCGGCAGCAGGCGGAATTTTACCGTCTGGAAGATAATGGTCGTTACCACACCGTAGCACTTAACGCCAGCGGAATTTACCGGTCAGAGGTAATCCCCGGCTTCTGGCTTAAAGTTGAATGGTTATTCCGGGACCCTCCCCCGGCAGCAATAGCCTGCCTTAAGGATAAAGGAAATTCTTTCCTAAACTGTACATACCTAAGGTGTTCTTTATTTTCAGGCAGTGGTTATAATATTAACCAGGGTAGAAATTTATATGGAACTTTATGGTTATTACATCCAAAATTCCAGATAAATGTAAATTTATAA
- the brxF gene encoding BREX-3 system P-loop-containing protein BrxF has translation MRTDELGKQIEAARSRYYRLLLIVGPFHSGKTQILLQLVQDAGCPYINLSLVLSQKLLEYPHRIRTLRLPRIVEAIIDDTVGDTVLLDNIEILFDPALQQDPLRLLQYISRTRNIVAAWSGKFEGRTL, from the coding sequence ATGAGAACAGATGAACTTGGAAAACAGATAGAGGCAGCCCGGTCAAGATATTACCGCTTACTACTAATCGTGGGACCGTTTCATTCCGGAAAGACCCAAATTCTTCTTCAATTAGTCCAGGACGCCGGCTGCCCATATATTAATTTGAGCCTTGTCCTTAGCCAGAAGCTGCTTGAATACCCCCACCGGATACGGACGTTGCGGTTGCCAAGAATCGTCGAAGCAATTATTGATGATACGGTGGGAGACACTGTTTTACTGGATAACATTGAGATACTCTTTGACCCTGCTCTCCAGCAGGACCCTTTACGCCTGCTTCAATACATCAGCCGCACCCGGAACATTGTGGCTGCATGGAGTGGAAAATTTGAAGGTCGTACACTTTAA
- the ltrA gene encoding group II intron reverse transcriptase/maturase, with product MEQVVARENMLAALKRVERNGGAPGVDGIPTERLRDQIRAEWPRIREELLAGTYRPKPVRRVEIPKPGGGKRMLGIPTVMDRLIQQALLQVLTPIFEPQFSEASYGFRPGRKAHDAVKKARQYVEEGYEWAVDLDIEKYFDRVNHDILMARVARKVADKRVLTLIRRYLQAGVMVNGVVMETAEGTPQGGPLSPLLANILLDDLDKELEKRGHKFVRYADDCNIYVKSKRAGERVMASIRNFLQERLKLKINEQKSAVDRPWKLKFLGFSMYKHKAGVILIRLAPQTIDRVKTKIREITARNKPLKMAERIERLNAYLGGWIGYFALADTPSIFKNLESWTRRRLRMCLWKQWKRVRTRYRELRALGLPEWVVHEFANARKGLWRMAHGPMNRALGNAYWQSQGLMSLTERYSYLRQAW from the coding sequence ATGGAGCAGGTGGTGGCCAGGGAGAACATGCTGGCCGCGCTGAAACGGGTAGAGCGGAACGGAGGCGCGCCCGGTGTGGACGGCATCCCGACCGAACGGTTGCGGGACCAAATACGCGCCGAGTGGCCGCGCATCCGGGAAGAACTGCTCGCGGGAACCTACAGACCGAAGCCCGTGCGCCGGGTCGAAATCCCGAAACCCGGGGGAGGCAAACGGATGTTAGGGATACCCACCGTAATGGACCGCCTAATCCAGCAGGCCCTCCTGCAAGTATTGACGCCCATCTTCGAACCGCAGTTCTCAGAGGCCAGCTACGGGTTCCGTCCCGGAAGGAAAGCCCATGATGCGGTAAAGAAGGCGCGGCAATACGTAGAAGAAGGATACGAATGGGCCGTGGACCTGGACATCGAGAAATACTTCGACCGGGTAAACCACGACATCCTCATGGCCCGGGTGGCCCGGAAAGTGGCAGATAAGAGGGTACTTACCCTTATCCGCCGCTATCTCCAGGCAGGCGTCATGGTAAACGGAGTGGTCATGGAGACGGCAGAAGGAACGCCCCAGGGCGGACCCTTAAGCCCGTTATTGGCCAACATACTCCTGGACGACCTGGACAAAGAACTGGAAAAGAGGGGCCACAAGTTCGTCCGTTACGCCGATGACTGCAACATCTACGTCAAAAGCAAACGGGCAGGAGAAAGGGTCATGGCCAGTATCCGCAACTTCCTGCAGGAGCGGTTGAAGCTCAAGATCAACGAGCAGAAGAGCGCGGTAGACCGGCCGTGGAAGCTGAAATTTCTGGGGTTCAGCATGTACAAACACAAGGCAGGAGTAATCCTTATCCGCCTGGCGCCGCAGACCATCGACCGGGTGAAAACGAAAATCCGGGAGATAACCGCCCGGAATAAACCCTTAAAGATGGCCGAGCGCATAGAGCGCCTGAACGCCTACCTGGGCGGCTGGATAGGGTACTTCGCCCTGGCCGACACGCCCAGCATCTTTAAGAACTTAGAAAGCTGGACGCGGCGGAGGCTGCGCATGTGTCTCTGGAAGCAGTGGAAGCGAGTACGGACCAGGTACCGCGAACTACGCGCATTGGGATTGCCGGAATGGGTAGTGCATGAATTCGCCAATGCCCGCAAAGGGCTGTGGCGGATGGCCCATGGGCCAATGAATAGAGCCCTGGGCAATGCCTACTGGCAATCCCAGGGCCTGATGAGCTTAACCGAGCGCTATTCTTATCTTCGTCAAGCTTGGTGA
- a CDS encoding DUF1156 domain-containing protein, which yields MQNGKDRTDVRLIEAGFPCHQVGAETQRERDTGKAPPVHRLHVWWARRPLVPSRAAILGSLLPAGTDPDWFLRQLGIEKVQALVNGEPWTLTGQMLSRVKTDRAGAEWLPVDEAVLRAMEKEQERRAKNREIIQKLCNADPGLRSHPVIERWAQESQPLPQPWPEKGDRIQVQRVAADPAHVNERLEFAKSERIKSILGSVIKWDDEDLYAYGRAYAHHPAPVNEPLTVLDPTTGGGSIPFEAMRLGHRVIANELNPVAAVILHATLDYPARFGLNLLKDLEKWGNRLVSHVEQQMADVTPFSPLPREELEHLRRHCSKCPEVVSQFDGPEQDQIGLLYCRQVTCPHCGGEAPLLNTCWLAKEGDKWGVRIVTDGRKRGGKVRFETYRVRGNRGPNGEDPNFATVKDGVGLCVHCRQAIPADEIKAQARGESPHGRWQDRLYCVVAVRHQPKLDKHGRPQRYTSGERAGEIKTEKVRFFRPPNEGDLAALAEAEKRLAERWPGWERQGLIPTENLPQGYNTQQPLSFGMTRWCDMFTPRQLLGHLILVEELNRLKSEILKELGKERGRAVVTYLQFVIDKCVDYNSKQTRWIPQRAIVSGTFGRHDYSPKWTFGEMIFSGPNSGAAWALSQVLDAYEGIAELVAPLHDKLVGTAPPVSIRCGTAAHMDLPERSVDLICIDPPYYNNVQYSEMSDYFYVWQRRTLHDLYPDLFLRRLTNKTDEAVANPTRHGSAGQAAKEYERLMGEIFAECMRVLKDEGIMTIMFTHKTQEAWEALTRSLIVNGWVITSSFPIESEFKQSLRIKDYAAATSSIFLTCRKRGATDSIPATWSGFGGTGVAQRVREAVRQGLKEFEPLHLNPVDEMVASYGRALHVLSQHWPVLDGDEPVSPTRAMNEASAVVAQHQIARLTGGRLRVDDLNPEAAMALTLYGIFGLAEFPYNEALNLSRSLNISLEGRAAGYTVNGRMIGINDESRGRRTGRTTAGDSGYHAPLVRRGSKLRLARPEERSKKRIDNPQTEWDLLHGLILAYREGDVPVARAYLTQHTGGREQVFRDLLYVWAAEMADEELRKEAGAILFGL from the coding sequence ATGCAGAACGGTAAAGACAGGACTGACGTCCGCCTCATCGAAGCGGGCTTTCCCTGCCACCAGGTCGGCGCCGAAACCCAGCGGGAGCGCGATACTGGCAAGGCACCGCCTGTACATCGCCTCCACGTCTGGTGGGCGCGGCGGCCCCTTGTACCGAGCAGAGCCGCCATCCTCGGCTCCCTTCTGCCTGCCGGTACGGACCCGGACTGGTTTCTCCGCCAGCTGGGCATCGAAAAGGTGCAGGCTTTGGTCAACGGCGAGCCGTGGACGCTTACCGGGCAAATGCTCAGCCGCGTGAAAACCGACAGAGCGGGAGCCGAATGGCTGCCGGTCGATGAAGCCGTCCTGCGGGCAATGGAAAAGGAACAGGAACGGCGTGCTAAGAACCGGGAGATTATTCAAAAGCTCTGCAACGCCGACCCGGGCCTTCGCAGCCATCCGGTTATCGAACGTTGGGCCCAGGAGTCGCAGCCGCTGCCGCAGCCCTGGCCTGAAAAGGGCGATCGCATCCAGGTCCAACGGGTAGCTGCAGACCCGGCCCATGTGAATGAGCGGCTCGAGTTTGCCAAGTCGGAACGTATAAAAAGCATTTTAGGATCTGTCATTAAATGGGACGATGAAGATTTGTACGCCTATGGTCGAGCTTATGCGCACCATCCAGCTCCAGTGAATGAACCGTTGACAGTGCTTGATCCCACGACAGGAGGCGGTTCTATCCCGTTTGAGGCCATGCGCCTCGGGCATAGAGTTATTGCCAACGAATTAAACCCTGTTGCTGCTGTAATACTTCACGCTACTCTTGACTACCCGGCAAGGTTTGGGCTTAACCTGCTCAAAGACCTGGAGAAATGGGGTAACCGTTTGGTTTCGCACGTCGAACAGCAGATGGCTGATGTGACGCCTTTTTCGCCGCTTCCCAGGGAGGAATTGGAGCATCTCAGGAGACATTGCAGTAAGTGCCCGGAAGTCGTTTCACAGTTCGATGGGCCTGAGCAGGATCAGATAGGGCTTCTTTATTGCCGCCAGGTCACCTGCCCCCATTGCGGCGGCGAGGCGCCGCTGTTGAACACCTGCTGGCTGGCAAAAGAAGGCGATAAGTGGGGCGTGCGGATCGTCACTGACGGCCGGAAAAGAGGCGGGAAAGTCCGCTTTGAAACCTACCGCGTCAGGGGCAACCGGGGGCCCAACGGCGAGGACCCTAACTTCGCGACGGTGAAGGACGGCGTCGGTTTATGCGTCCACTGCCGTCAAGCTATTCCCGCCGACGAGATTAAAGCCCAGGCGCGGGGGGAATCGCCGCACGGGAGGTGGCAGGACCGGCTTTACTGCGTCGTGGCCGTGCGCCACCAGCCAAAGCTGGATAAGCACGGCAGGCCGCAGCGCTATACCAGCGGTGAACGGGCCGGGGAAATTAAGACCGAGAAGGTGCGCTTCTTCCGGCCGCCCAACGAGGGGGACCTGGCGGCCCTGGCCGAGGCTGAAAAGCGCCTTGCTGAACGCTGGCCCGGGTGGGAGCGGCAGGGGCTTATTCCTACGGAGAACCTCCCTCAAGGATATAACACACAACAGCCACTTAGCTTCGGCATGACGCGCTGGTGCGACATGTTTACCCCGCGCCAGCTCCTGGGGCACCTTATCCTGGTAGAGGAGCTTAACCGCCTCAAGTCTGAAATCTTAAAGGAACTCGGCAAAGAACGCGGACGCGCCGTCGTAACGTACCTCCAGTTTGTGATTGACAAGTGTGTCGACTATAACAGCAAGCAGACCCGTTGGATACCGCAACGGGCGATCGTTTCGGGAACATTTGGGCGCCATGACTACTCACCAAAGTGGACATTCGGAGAGATGATCTTCAGCGGCCCCAATTCCGGCGCGGCCTGGGCTCTCTCACAGGTCTTAGATGCATATGAAGGCATAGCGGAGCTGGTGGCACCATTGCATGACAAGCTGGTTGGAACCGCACCTCCAGTAAGTATCCGGTGCGGCACAGCTGCCCACATGGACTTACCCGAACGTTCCGTCGATCTCATATGCATAGATCCTCCATATTACAATAATGTCCAGTACTCGGAGATGTCCGACTACTTTTATGTCTGGCAGCGGCGTACTCTCCATGACTTATACCCGGACTTATTCCTGCGGCGGCTTACCAACAAGACGGACGAGGCCGTGGCCAACCCAACACGCCACGGGTCGGCTGGTCAGGCGGCAAAGGAGTACGAACGCCTAATGGGCGAGATTTTCGCCGAATGTATGCGTGTTTTAAAGGACGAGGGCATAATGACAATTATGTTTACACACAAGACGCAGGAAGCCTGGGAAGCGCTTACACGTTCACTTATTGTGAACGGTTGGGTGATCACGTCGTCTTTTCCCATAGAATCTGAGTTCAAGCAATCCCTGAGAATTAAAGATTATGCCGCTGCCACCAGTTCGATTTTCTTGACTTGCCGTAAACGAGGGGCAACGGACAGCATCCCCGCCACCTGGAGCGGCTTCGGCGGCACCGGGGTGGCGCAGCGGGTGCGCGAGGCGGTGCGCCAAGGCTTGAAGGAGTTCGAGCCGCTGCACCTGAACCCGGTGGACGAGATGGTGGCCAGTTACGGCCGCGCCCTCCATGTGCTTTCCCAGCACTGGCCGGTGCTGGACGGCGACGAGCCGGTGAGCCCCACCCGCGCTATGAACGAGGCCAGCGCCGTCGTCGCCCAGCACCAGATCGCCCGCCTGACCGGGGGGCGCCTGCGGGTGGACGACCTGAACCCGGAAGCCGCCATGGCCCTCACCCTCTACGGCATCTTCGGCCTGGCCGAATTCCCCTATAATGAGGCCCTGAACCTTTCCCGTTCCCTCAATATCAGCCTGGAGGGCAGGGCCGCCGGCTATACCGTCAACGGGCGGATGATTGGCATCAATGACGAAAGCCGGGGCAGGCGTACCGGGCGCACCACTGCCGGGGATAGCGGCTACCATGCGCCCCTCGTCCGCCGGGGCTCGAAACTGCGCCTGGCCCGGCCGGAGGAGCGCAGCAAAAAGCGTATAGATAACCCGCAGACCGAGTGGGACCTCCTCCACGGTTTGATCCTTGCTTACCGGGAAGGCGATGTGCCCGTCGCCCGCGCTTATCTTACGCAGCACACCGGGGGCCGGGAACAGGTGTTCCGCGACCTACTCTACGTCTGGGCGGCGGAAATGGCCGACGAGGAGCTGCGGAAAGAGGCCGGGGCCATCCTTTTCGGCCTTTAG
- a CDS encoding ATP-binding protein has product MQSVLDTCRPRPEILAGTFNPEVFTASLSPIIEYYRSGRGVIDSIYTDAELFFREATYPTQGLRLTLAEVFGRLAGDMTVPAIHRLETAFGGGKTHTLIACTHIAYRGTELRGLIQDFLDPQLLPEPGSVAVVGVAGDEIPVHKPKGNALVPYTLWGEIAYQMGGEELYRQVEEEAGSYAAPGKTYFARVLGGRKAIIMLDELAQYAARLEAARPDGANQLAAFLMGLHGYARNHPGIAVILTLASATDAFARQTELLAKLISQVRGEEVSEDDALGIGEKAVKGVASVVARDAVQITPVHAAEIASVLAKRLFLSINRDAARATAGEYMQMYRRNASMLPDEATSEDFQGRMIASYPFHPTLIDFLNNKLASAENFQGTRGVLRVLALAVRSLWLQQQDVPMIHACHLDLRSDRVVNEILGRTGSSDLLFVLNADVGSVDTGTLEGGRSNAELADQRNPHPEGYPLYEYTWKTVFLHSLVGREEGLDSRIYGLTESEALFSVSFPGLTPPQVRMALEEINESAFYLRYEQGKYFAGREPTINNILARIRKTITAGQVQELLEATARKIITGGSGLFHIEHDVSLPEHLPDGKGRPVLGVVALAAATIDVEAMVTTRGVNRPRQQQNLIFILVPETVAVQGINRQEGLFASQSTQVQEVRQRIEAIARQVKAMRILSDRPQSYGLNPRRLAEEDFQKRYREREQALVTAVASIYTSLYYPGAAGHIVRKEIKTAGGEGGMPFIEQIRATLINDGELLTGSNTTQADLLNLSRLFFEQGDTITLEKLRENFSCRRSWPVLESTGVFEQIIRTGVQKGVWCVYRMGAEDSLKPAEFYHRENEIPMGVNLAGAGYGLVTVQGANQRGWMGARRPDPARVRDGVLYTVSGGGAATVQEVAGNLAEKYGEIPARDFQEAVVTLVRNGRLLVFRGTPDQQEKPELIQGPGAALYTPRPGDVLITPAKAAERGWVTAGRRAFTLEGKEGAAKLLPLLRRLGGLYNRGARSTIDSLDLVDLELPEGGVLRIQLTGVTPGSMKALAELFEVLAGVVAKGEHTEAFLEISDPADDCPLIQELKK; this is encoded by the coding sequence TTGCAATCGGTACTGGATACATGCCGGCCACGTCCCGAGATCCTGGCCGGGACGTTTAACCCCGAGGTTTTTACAGCGTCCTTAAGCCCCATCATCGAGTATTACCGTAGCGGCCGGGGCGTCATAGATAGTATTTACACCGACGCGGAACTATTTTTCCGTGAAGCTACCTACCCGACGCAGGGCCTGCGCTTAACCCTGGCGGAAGTTTTTGGTCGCCTCGCGGGTGACATGACGGTTCCAGCTATCCACCGGTTGGAAACGGCTTTTGGCGGCGGTAAGACCCATACGCTAATCGCCTGCACCCACATTGCTTACCGGGGTACAGAGCTGCGGGGCCTGATCCAGGACTTTCTTGACCCGCAGCTTCTCCCCGAGCCCGGTTCAGTCGCTGTCGTCGGCGTGGCAGGTGACGAGATCCCGGTACATAAACCGAAAGGTAATGCCCTGGTACCCTACACCCTCTGGGGGGAGATTGCCTATCAAATGGGCGGCGAAGAGCTCTACCGCCAGGTGGAAGAGGAGGCCGGCTCCTATGCCGCACCCGGTAAAACGTATTTTGCAAGGGTGCTGGGAGGGCGAAAGGCCATCATCATGCTGGATGAGCTGGCCCAGTACGCGGCACGGCTGGAAGCGGCGCGGCCCGATGGCGCGAACCAGCTCGCTGCCTTTCTAATGGGGCTTCACGGTTATGCCCGCAACCATCCCGGGATCGCGGTCATCCTCACGCTGGCCAGCGCAACCGATGCCTTTGCCCGCCAAACGGAGCTTTTGGCGAAGCTCATCAGCCAGGTGCGCGGCGAAGAGGTTAGCGAAGACGATGCCCTGGGAATTGGCGAAAAAGCCGTCAAGGGCGTGGCCAGCGTGGTGGCTCGTGACGCCGTCCAGATTACGCCGGTGCACGCCGCCGAGATCGCGTCCGTACTCGCCAAGCGGCTTTTTCTATCGATAAACCGCGACGCTGCCAGGGCGACCGCCGGGGAATATATGCAGATGTACCGCCGCAACGCCAGCATGCTCCCGGATGAGGCTACTAGCGAGGATTTTCAGGGCCGGATGATCGCCAGCTATCCCTTTCACCCCACCCTGATAGACTTCCTGAATAACAAGCTGGCCAGTGCCGAGAACTTCCAGGGCACGCGCGGCGTCCTGCGGGTGCTGGCTCTGGCTGTCCGCAGCCTGTGGCTGCAACAGCAGGACGTACCCATGATCCATGCCTGTCACCTGGACCTGCGCTCGGACCGCGTGGTCAACGAGATCCTCGGCCGTACAGGCAGTTCGGACCTGCTGTTCGTCCTTAATGCCGACGTGGGTAGCGTCGACACGGGCACCCTCGAGGGCGGCCGTAGCAACGCGGAACTTGCTGACCAGCGCAACCCGCACCCGGAGGGTTATCCCCTTTACGAGTACACCTGGAAGACGGTCTTCCTGCACAGCCTGGTGGGCCGCGAAGAGGGCCTGGATTCCAGAATCTACGGCCTTACCGAATCGGAGGCGCTGTTTTCTGTATCCTTTCCCGGCCTCACGCCGCCCCAGGTACGCATGGCGTTAGAGGAAATAAATGAAAGTGCCTTTTACCTCCGTTACGAACAGGGAAAATATTTTGCCGGCCGCGAGCCGACGATTAACAACATCCTGGCCAGGATCCGCAAGACTATCACGGCAGGCCAGGTGCAGGAGCTCCTTGAGGCCACGGCGCGGAAGATCATCACTGGCGGTTCGGGGCTGTTCCATATTGAACACGACGTCTCGCTGCCGGAACATTTGCCTGATGGTAAGGGGAGGCCCGTGCTGGGGGTCGTAGCGCTGGCTGCCGCAACCATCGATGTTGAGGCTATGGTGACCACCAGGGGTGTTAATAGACCCCGGCAGCAGCAGAACCTCATCTTTATCCTGGTTCCAGAAACTGTCGCTGTGCAAGGGATAAACCGCCAGGAAGGGCTTTTCGCAAGTCAAAGCACCCAGGTTCAAGAAGTCCGGCAGCGTATCGAGGCTATTGCGCGCCAGGTCAAAGCAATGCGCATCTTAAGCGACAGGCCGCAGAGCTATGGCCTCAACCCCCGGCGGCTGGCGGAGGAGGATTTTCAGAAACGCTACCGTGAGCGGGAGCAGGCGCTGGTTACCGCCGTCGCCAGCATCTACACCAGCCTCTACTACCCCGGGGCGGCAGGGCATATCGTCCGCAAGGAGATCAAGACAGCCGGGGGCGAGGGCGGGATGCCCTTTATCGAGCAAATCCGCGCCACCTTGATCAATGACGGTGAGCTTCTCACCGGCAGCAATACAACCCAGGCGGACCTTTTGAACCTGAGCAGGCTCTTCTTTGAGCAGGGCGACACTATAACCCTGGAGAAGCTGCGGGAGAACTTCTCCTGCCGGCGCAGCTGGCCGGTGCTGGAGAGTACGGGTGTCTTTGAACAAATTATTCGCACCGGGGTGCAGAAGGGCGTATGGTGCGTTTATCGCATGGGCGCAGAAGATAGTCTAAAGCCGGCCGAATTCTACCACCGGGAAAACGAGATTCCCATGGGGGTCAACCTGGCCGGTGCGGGCTACGGGCTCGTCACCGTCCAGGGAGCCAACCAGCGCGGCTGGATGGGAGCCCGCCGGCCTGATCCGGCCAGGGTTCGTGACGGCGTGCTCTACACGGTTAGCGGGGGCGGGGCGGCAACGGTGCAGGAGGTCGCGGGCAACCTGGCAGAAAAATACGGGGAAATCCCGGCCCGGGACTTCCAGGAGGCTGTGGTGACCCTGGTCAGGAACGGCCGCCTGCTGGTTTTCCGTGGCACGCCGGACCAGCAAGAAAAGCCTGAACTCATCCAGGGGCCCGGTGCAGCCCTGTATACCCCCCGGCCCGGCGATGTGCTGATCACCCCGGCCAAGGCGGCCGAGCGGGGATGGGTCACAGCCGGCCGCCGGGCCTTTACCCTTGAGGGCAAAGAAGGCGCCGCAAAGCTCCTGCCGCTGCTGCGGCGGCTGGGCGGCCTCTACAACCGGGGCGCCAGGTCCACCATTGACAGCCTGGACCTGGTGGACCTTGAGCTTCCGGAAGGGGGCGTCCTCCGTATCCAGCTCACCGGCGTTACCCCGGGCTCCATGAAGGCCCTCGCTGAGCTGTTCGAGGTGCTGGCCGGTGTCGTGGCGAAAGGAGAGCACACGGAGGCCTTCCTCGAGATCTCGGATCCCGCTGACGATTGCCCGCTTATCCAGGAGCTTAAAAAATAA